One window from the genome of Garra rufa chromosome 1, GarRuf1.0, whole genome shotgun sequence encodes:
- the LOC141316326 gene encoding beta-1,4 N-acetylgalactosaminyltransferase 1-like: MPSETLIGWFSVSLFCFLIWIVEVVFKNICQFYLNIKVVIADDSLTPDNVSCHNIEHRSLPIMTCNRHHLLTVFLILLGIALSICLFQLGAMDIMKTVISSGSYGIGPFYSSNRSSCSIEGMHTTPNVSDELLKDIMKRRAEEYRQHKIRMGAHLDRLLIAPANSPLQYPITGFTVSPLKKTIIPGLALQTQKRQVYKVSLSVTSGVLSVDDVLDGDQVDGQDQSNLTISSSNLTHLNDLLSRVAYTSTIYHIKTSDFAHFIHEDHEVMFPILIKRQTVPVLIDPGTDVNSQVTIITKTFLRYKELNALIKSIRMYYPDIKIIIADDSLKPEPVTGKNIEHYIMPPTRGWFAGRNLAVSQVDTKYFLWVDDDFGFLKGTRIESFVEIMEAVPELDILGGDVSGNQYYFKFEYEEGDEEEGGCLTRVKKGFHQQLPNFPNCILVDGVVNYFLGRTDAVRRVGFDPYLKRVGHSEFFMDGLGQLLVASCKGLSIGHQRHKPHGKYAYFRTQKKAELRKKLFHHFFKNYLKNIKF; the protein is encoded by the exons atgcctagtgaGACCTTGATTGGCTGGTTCAG TGTCTCTCTTTTCTGCTTCTTAATATGGATAGTAGAAGTCGTCTTTAAGAATATCTGCCAGTTTTACCTGAACATCAAGGTCGTTATTGCAGACGACAGCCTGACGCCAGATAATGTGTCTTGTCACAATATAGAGCACAG ATCACTTCCCATAATGACCTGCAACCGCCACCACCTGCTTACAGTTTTTTTGATTTTGCTTGGTATTGCACTGTCCATTTGTTTGTTCCAACTGGGTGCCATGGATATCATGAAAACTGTAATATCATCTGGGAGCTATGG AATTGGACCGTTTTACAGTTCAAATCGCTCGTCGTGTTCCATTGAAGGTATGCATACAACACCAAATGTATCAGACGAACTGCTGAAGGACATTATGAAACGCAGAGCAGAGGAGTACAGGCAACATAAAATTAG GATGGGGGCACACCTGGACAGACTACTTATTGCACCAGCCAACTCTCCACTCCAATATCCAATCACAGGTTTCACAGTATCTCCACTGAAAAAAACTATAATACCag GTCTTGCTCTTCAGACACAAAAGAGGCAGGTGTATAAG GTGTCTTTGAGTGTGACGAGTGGAGTGCTCTCAGTGGACGATGTTCTGGATGGAGATCAGGTGGATGGACAGGATCAAAGTAATCTGACCATCTCATCCAGCAACCTCACACATCTCAATGATCTGCTGTCTAGAGTGGCCTACACCAGCACTATCTACCACATCAAAACATCAGACTTTG CTCATTTCATACACGAGGACCATGAGGTCATGTTTCCGATCTTGATCAAGAGACAAACAGTTCCTGTTCTGATTGACCCAGGGACAG ATGTCAACTCACAGGTAACCATAATTACCAAGACATTTCTAAGGTATAAGGAGCTGAACGCCCTCATCAAGAGTATCCGAATGTATTACCCAGACATAAAGATAATTATTGCGGATGACAGCTTGAAGCCTGAACCTGTGACTGGAAAAAACATTGAGCATTACATCATGCCCCCTACACGG GGCTGGTTTGCAGGGAGGAATCTTGCTGTATCACAAGTCGACACAAAATATTTCCTTTGGGTGGACGATGATTTTGGGTTTTTGAAAGGAACCCGGATTGAGAGCTTTGTAGAGATTATGGAAGCGGTTCCAGAATTGGACATT CTTGGTGGTGACGTATCAGGCAATCAGTATTATTTCAAATTTGAGTATGAAGAGGGAGATGAAGAGGAAGGCGGCTGCCTAACCCGTGTTAAAAAAGGGTTTCATCAGCAACTTCCAAACTTTCCAAACTGCATTCTAGTAGATGGAGTTGTAAATTATTTTTTGGGTCGGACAGATGCAGTGAGAAGGGTTGGCTTTGACCCGTACCTGAAAAGAGTGGGTCATTCTG AGTTCTTCATGGATGGACTCGGACAACTGTTGGTTGCTTCCTGTAAAGGCCTCTCCATTGGCCACCAAAGACATAAGCCTCATGGTAAATATGCCTACTTCAGAACTCAGAAGAAAGCAGAGTTGAGGAAAAAACTCTTTCATCATTTCTTTAAGAACTATCTGAAAAACATAAAATTCTGA